From a region of the Microterricola gilva genome:
- a CDS encoding glycosyltransferase family 2 protein, with protein MSSPSSATAVSIDIVMPFYGSFDLLRAAVLSVQAQTDPDWRLTIVDDRYPDPEPMAWARTLNDPRITVVENAHNLGVSGNFTRSVELADADFAMIIGCDDILLPTYISRMRELAARFPDAAYLQPGVEVIDADGTVVLPLADRVKGYYRPTVSGPRSLSGETLATSLLRGNWTYFPSILWRTEVLKKHGFRSDLDVVLDLALQIEIVTDGGILVLDTVPTFRYRRHQASVSSWKASDGSRFREEQRYFLEAAAAMRELGWRRAAGAATRHVTSRLNAVTRLPSALSARDRSGIRSLLGHALSMRTSPRNQL; from the coding sequence ATGTCATCTCCCTCATCCGCCACCGCCGTGAGCATCGACATCGTCATGCCGTTCTACGGCAGCTTCGATCTGCTGCGCGCCGCCGTGTTGAGCGTGCAGGCGCAGACCGATCCGGACTGGCGGCTGACGATCGTCGATGACAGGTACCCCGATCCGGAGCCGATGGCGTGGGCGCGAACGCTCAACGATCCGCGCATCACCGTCGTGGAGAACGCTCACAACCTCGGCGTCAGCGGCAACTTCACGCGCAGTGTGGAGCTCGCCGACGCCGACTTCGCCATGATCATCGGCTGCGACGACATCCTCTTGCCCACTTACATCAGCAGGATGCGTGAGCTCGCTGCGCGCTTCCCCGATGCCGCCTATCTGCAGCCGGGCGTGGAGGTGATCGACGCGGACGGAACCGTTGTGCTCCCCCTCGCCGACCGTGTCAAAGGCTATTACCGGCCTACGGTCTCTGGGCCACGATCGTTGAGCGGAGAGACGCTCGCCACGAGCCTCCTGCGCGGAAACTGGACCTACTTCCCCTCCATCCTCTGGCGTACGGAGGTGCTGAAGAAGCACGGCTTCCGTTCCGACCTCGACGTGGTGCTCGACCTTGCCCTGCAGATCGAGATCGTCACAGACGGTGGCATCCTCGTCCTCGACACCGTGCCCACCTTCCGTTACCGGCGACACCAGGCCAGTGTTTCGTCGTGGAAGGCCAGCGACGGGAGCCGCTTCCGTGAGGAGCAGCGCTACTTCCTTGAGGCCGCAGCGGCGATGCGTGAGCTCGGCTGGCGCCGCGCGGCGGGTGCAGCCACCCGCCACGTCACCAGCAGACTCAACGCCGTGACCCGGCTGCCGTCAGCGCTCTCTGCGCGCGACCGTTCTGGCATCCGCAGCCTGCTCGGCCATGCTCTGAGCATGCGCACCTCACCGCGGAATCAGCTCTGA
- a CDS encoding lipopolysaccharide biosynthesis protein, with the protein MAAEGDTVRDHEAADAALPDVPEASGLGPGGDVKWMLAATLVAGVAGYLVMWNAIRVLGQADYVVFGVFWSALFLVVGVLFGLQQETTRATAEALRSAARPVRRSSLWLFGAGAGVIVGVIVLATSPLWAPGSLGEENSALAVQVAVGSAANAVVATMSGAMAGAQRWKLLAAVILLDALIRLLAVSLVLSVTGDPTMFAWAIVLPFPLAITIVFCCAPRVLRRLGHSPFGYRTLARNSMHTVIAASATAVLINGFPLVLAFYAQSGEEETLGALIFAITLTRAPILVPMMALQSYLVTRFTNDRDALWAFMLKAMGAIAATMAVLAVVTWLWGYWALVTFVRPDLNLSTAALVPLVVSSGFIGMLCVTGPALLALDKHRDYALGWVIASVVALAVLFVPLPLEFRASLALSVGPIVGIAWHLVRIRVALRERVTTA; encoded by the coding sequence GTGGCAGCAGAAGGAGACACCGTGCGCGATCACGAGGCAGCGGACGCCGCGCTTCCGGACGTGCCGGAGGCGTCAGGCCTCGGGCCGGGCGGCGATGTGAAGTGGATGCTCGCAGCCACGCTCGTGGCCGGTGTCGCCGGATACCTCGTGATGTGGAACGCGATCCGGGTGCTCGGCCAAGCCGACTACGTCGTGTTCGGTGTGTTCTGGTCGGCACTCTTCCTCGTGGTCGGCGTACTCTTTGGCCTGCAACAGGAGACGACCAGAGCCACAGCTGAGGCGCTGCGGTCGGCGGCGAGGCCGGTGCGCCGGAGCTCGCTGTGGCTCTTCGGTGCAGGGGCCGGCGTGATCGTCGGGGTCATCGTGCTGGCAACCAGCCCGCTCTGGGCCCCGGGCTCGCTGGGGGAGGAGAACTCCGCCCTGGCCGTGCAGGTCGCGGTCGGCTCGGCAGCCAACGCCGTCGTCGCGACGATGAGCGGGGCCATGGCGGGAGCGCAGCGCTGGAAGCTGCTGGCCGCCGTCATCTTGCTCGACGCACTCATCCGTTTGTTGGCTGTGTCGCTCGTGCTTTCCGTGACCGGCGACCCGACCATGTTCGCATGGGCGATCGTGCTGCCGTTCCCTCTCGCGATCACCATCGTCTTCTGTTGCGCGCCGCGGGTGTTGCGCCGCCTTGGGCACTCGCCGTTCGGATACCGCACGCTCGCGAGGAACTCCATGCACACCGTGATCGCTGCCTCTGCGACGGCAGTCCTGATCAACGGCTTCCCGCTGGTGCTCGCGTTCTACGCACAGAGTGGCGAGGAGGAGACCCTCGGAGCGCTGATCTTTGCAATCACGCTGACGCGCGCGCCCATTCTGGTTCCGATGATGGCGCTGCAGAGCTATCTGGTCACCCGCTTCACGAACGACCGTGACGCACTCTGGGCATTCATGCTCAAGGCGATGGGAGCGATCGCAGCCACCATGGCCGTTCTCGCCGTCGTCACGTGGCTCTGGGGATACTGGGCACTTGTGACGTTCGTGCGGCCGGACCTGAACCTGTCGACGGCAGCACTGGTGCCGCTCGTCGTCTCATCCGGGTTCATCGGAATGCTCTGTGTCACCGGTCCGGCCCTGCTCGCGTTAGACAAGCACCGTGACTACGCGCTCGGCTGGGTGATCGCCTCCGTCGTCGCTCTCGCCGTGCTCTTTGTGCCGCTGCCGCTGGAATTCCGGGCATCCTTGGCGCTGTCCGTCGGGCCGATCGTCGGCATCGCATGGCACCTGGTGCGCATCCGCGTCGCGCTTCGCGAGCGCGTCACCACGGCCTGA
- a CDS encoding DUF2304 domain-containing protein gives MSVTTYILGIVAALFTLAVVIEMLRRRSLRERHAVWWLIAGLLALLIGIFPGILEWAATLVGVDAPTNLIFFVSIAILVLVCVQHSAELTTLESKTRALAEEATLHDLRLRQLEALADAAQGRSK, from the coding sequence ATGAGCGTCACCACATACATCCTCGGCATCGTGGCCGCACTGTTCACGCTTGCCGTCGTCATCGAGATGCTGCGACGCCGGAGTCTGCGTGAGCGTCACGCCGTCTGGTGGCTGATTGCCGGATTGCTCGCGCTTCTGATCGGCATCTTCCCCGGGATCCTCGAGTGGGCGGCGACACTCGTCGGCGTCGATGCCCCGACGAACCTCATCTTCTTCGTCAGCATCGCGATCCTCGTCCTTGTCTGCGTCCAGCACAGCGCAGAGCTCACGACTCTCGAGTCAAAGACTCGCGCGCTGGCCGAGGAGGCCACCCTGCATGATCTGCGCTTGCGCCAGCTTGAAGCTCTCGCCGATGCGGCGCAGGGGCGCAGCAAGTAG
- a CDS encoding DUF2142 domain-containing protein, which translates to MPRPRTLFWVSWLLASLLSIAWAIATPISASPDEPAHMVKAASVVRGQLVGEPSALGHVVQVPAYVAATHAETCFAFHPAVTADCVDALAGDGNALVDSTTTAGLYNPVYYVLVGWPSLIFQNEAGLYAMRAVSAVLFSLFLALTVLTVSGWRRPALPLAALAIAVPPMLIFLGGSVNPNAVETTATLAAFAGMLGVALHPSRSLLVQRSMIVLAGSAMAANTRGLSPLWVLLAIAIPLLLIGWSGIRELLRRRPVQWAIAGTAAAALFALSWLFGSSSLTAAVEQEDNFQTFPGVGTHPLAGFVMTLRETFGYAQGMIGNFGWLDTPAPLGTYALWAALSGAIVLAAFSILRGRSALFAAVLTACFVFLPPIIQGIYITAGGLIWQGRYNLPLFAIAVLGIVAVLSSARNTASPVEERPQTRSAFNRLTLLVWALWAAAQFACFAEALRRYAVGSTGSWKKLVLDPEWAPPGGTALWLTASALLLGSTAWLAWTAGRRLDANSPVVAATETIRADKLRAG; encoded by the coding sequence ATGCCACGCCCTCGAACGCTGTTCTGGGTGAGTTGGCTGCTCGCGAGCCTGCTCAGCATCGCCTGGGCGATCGCGACGCCGATCTCGGCGTCGCCGGATGAGCCAGCGCACATGGTGAAAGCGGCATCAGTTGTGCGGGGACAGCTCGTCGGAGAACCCTCCGCTCTCGGCCATGTCGTGCAGGTTCCGGCGTATGTCGCCGCGACACACGCGGAGACCTGCTTCGCGTTCCACCCGGCGGTGACCGCAGACTGCGTCGACGCCCTCGCCGGCGACGGCAACGCGCTCGTCGACTCCACGACGACTGCCGGCCTGTACAACCCCGTGTATTACGTTCTGGTCGGCTGGCCAAGCCTGATCTTCCAGAACGAGGCGGGACTGTACGCGATGCGGGCTGTGAGCGCCGTGTTGTTCTCCCTTTTCCTCGCTCTCACCGTGCTCACGGTGTCTGGGTGGCGTCGTCCGGCCCTCCCGCTGGCCGCACTCGCGATCGCGGTCCCGCCGATGCTCATCTTCCTCGGAGGCTCCGTCAACCCGAACGCCGTCGAAACCACTGCGACGCTGGCGGCGTTCGCCGGCATGCTCGGCGTCGCGCTACATCCCTCTCGTTCACTTCTCGTGCAGCGGAGCATGATCGTGTTGGCCGGCAGCGCAATGGCGGCGAACACCCGCGGTCTCTCACCGCTCTGGGTGTTGCTCGCCATCGCCATCCCCTTGCTTCTGATCGGCTGGAGCGGCATCCGGGAGCTCCTGCGCCGTCGCCCGGTGCAATGGGCGATCGCAGGCACCGCGGCCGCGGCCCTCTTCGCGCTGTCGTGGTTGTTTGGCAGCAGCTCGTTGACAGCCGCCGTCGAACAGGAAGACAACTTTCAGACCTTCCCCGGGGTCGGCACCCACCCGCTCGCCGGTTTCGTGATGACCCTGCGCGAGACCTTCGGCTATGCGCAGGGCATGATCGGCAACTTCGGCTGGCTCGACACCCCCGCGCCACTCGGCACCTACGCACTCTGGGCAGCGCTCAGCGGGGCAATCGTGCTCGCGGCTTTCTCGATACTCCGCGGCCGCTCGGCCCTGTTCGCCGCCGTCCTCACGGCGTGCTTCGTGTTCCTGCCCCCCATCATCCAGGGCATCTACATCACCGCGGGCGGGCTCATCTGGCAGGGCAGGTACAACCTTCCACTCTTTGCCATCGCCGTGCTCGGCATCGTTGCGGTGCTGTCATCCGCGCGCAACACTGCATCCCCCGTCGAGGAACGGCCTCAGACCCGCAGTGCCTTCAACCGGCTCACGCTCCTCGTGTGGGCGCTGTGGGCCGCCGCGCAGTTCGCGTGCTTCGCCGAGGCATTGCGGCGCTACGCGGTCGGCTCAACCGGCTCGTGGAAGAAGCTGGTACTCGATCCGGAGTGGGCGCCACCCGGAGGGACAGCGCTCTGGCTGACGGCTAGCGCCCTGCTGCTCGGATCCACCGCCTGGCTCGCGTGGACGGCCGGGCGCCGTCTGGACGCCAACTCACCCGTTGTGGCAGCGACAGAGACCATCCGGGCCGACAAGCTCCGGGCCGGATGA
- a CDS encoding glycosyltransferase, which yields MLTARVSVALCTFNGAAYIDEQLWSIAEQGQLVAEIVVADDGSRDDTLERVAAFAQALRAAGSTIEVRVLDGAGGNGVTKNFERAVAACRSELIALSDQDDRWLPGRLQLQLAEFDANPELLLLAADARLVDAGGDPLGATLLETLEVTEHTRDELRRHPFGTLLRRNLVTGATVVFRRELLATALPFPAEWVHDEWLAIMAAARGQITLLEQPVVDYRQHGSNQIGVRTPTLGNKVRRVLQPRGSRNRELAQRSALLAAKLSESGFSAADRLAAEQKSAFEGARAALPPRRWMRISGVIRLLSSGAYSRYASQGMTDVVRDLFQPA from the coding sequence ATGCTGACGGCGCGAGTCTCAGTTGCCCTGTGCACATTCAACGGCGCAGCGTACATCGACGAGCAACTGTGGAGCATAGCTGAACAGGGCCAGCTCGTCGCAGAGATCGTCGTTGCCGATGACGGCTCGCGCGATGACACCCTGGAGCGTGTCGCGGCTTTCGCACAGGCGCTGCGCGCCGCAGGGTCGACGATCGAGGTACGTGTGCTCGACGGTGCCGGCGGCAACGGTGTCACCAAGAACTTCGAGCGGGCCGTCGCGGCGTGCCGCTCCGAGCTGATCGCGTTGAGTGACCAGGACGACCGGTGGCTTCCCGGGCGGCTCCAGCTTCAGCTGGCCGAATTCGATGCCAACCCGGAGTTGCTGTTGCTCGCCGCCGATGCGCGCCTCGTCGATGCCGGAGGAGACCCGCTCGGGGCGACGCTCCTCGAGACGCTCGAGGTGACCGAGCACACGCGCGACGAGCTGCGCCGGCATCCATTCGGGACACTGCTGCGGCGCAATCTGGTGACGGGTGCGACCGTCGTGTTCCGACGGGAGCTGTTGGCGACCGCCCTTCCGTTCCCGGCAGAGTGGGTGCACGACGAATGGCTCGCGATCATGGCTGCCGCGCGCGGGCAGATCACGCTGCTCGAACAACCCGTCGTCGACTACCGTCAACACGGAAGCAATCAGATCGGGGTCAGGACTCCGACGCTCGGGAACAAGGTGCGCCGGGTGCTTCAGCCGCGCGGCTCACGCAATCGCGAGCTGGCGCAACGCTCAGCGCTCCTCGCCGCAAAACTCTCGGAATCCGGATTCAGCGCGGCCGACCGCCTCGCCGCCGAGCAGAAGAGCGCCTTCGAAGGTGCCAGGGCGGCGCTCCCGCCTCGGCGCTGGATGCGCATCTCCGGCGTCATCCGGCTGCTCAGCAGCGGCGCTTACAGCCGCTACGCCAGCCAAGGCATGACCGACGTGGTGCGCGACCTCTTTCAGCCGGCCTGA
- a CDS encoding glycosyltransferase family 2 protein, with protein sequence MSERLNRTLIVMPAFNEEEAVGAVVREVLQTLPGVHCLVVNDGSRDETTARAREAGATVAELPFNLGVGGAMRLGFRYALEHGFDNVVQLDSDGQHDPRSVPALLAALDNADLVIGARFAGEGDYEVRGPRKWAMRFLASTLSRTAHTTLTDTTSGFKAMGPRTVALFAQHYPAEYLGDTIEALVIAARAGCVITQIPVSMRPRAGGKPSHNPFKAAAYLGRAFLALGFALIRPPSNIRHEAATA encoded by the coding sequence ATGTCTGAACGCCTGAACCGAACCCTCATCGTCATGCCGGCGTTCAACGAGGAAGAGGCCGTCGGTGCTGTGGTGCGCGAAGTGCTGCAGACGCTTCCGGGCGTTCACTGCCTCGTCGTCAACGATGGATCGCGAGATGAAACGACGGCGCGTGCCAGGGAGGCCGGAGCCACGGTCGCCGAGCTTCCGTTCAACCTCGGCGTCGGCGGCGCGATGCGCCTCGGGTTCCGCTACGCGCTTGAGCACGGCTTCGATAACGTCGTGCAGCTCGATTCCGACGGCCAACACGACCCGCGGAGCGTTCCCGCGCTACTTGCGGCACTCGACAACGCAGATCTGGTGATCGGTGCACGATTCGCAGGCGAGGGCGACTACGAGGTGCGCGGCCCGCGCAAGTGGGCGATGCGTTTCCTCGCCTCAACGCTCAGTCGCACGGCGCACACCACGCTGACAGACACCACGTCCGGCTTCAAGGCGATGGGCCCACGCACCGTCGCGCTCTTCGCGCAGCACTACCCGGCCGAGTACCTCGGCGACACGATCGAGGCGCTGGTCATCGCGGCCCGTGCCGGCTGCGTCATCACCCAGATACCGGTGTCGATGCGCCCAAGGGCTGGCGGCAAGCCGTCGCACAACCCGTTCAAGGCAGCGGCCTACCTCGGCCGCGCGTTCCTTGCCCTCGGCTTCGCCCTGATCAGACCACCATCGAACATTCGACACGAGGCCGCAACAGCATGA